A genomic window from Henningerozyma blattae CBS 6284 chromosome 3, complete genome includes:
- the DBR1 gene encoding RNA lariat debranching enzyme (similar to Saccharomyces cerevisiae DBR1 (YKL149C); ancestral locus Anc_5.254), which translates to MRIAIEGCCHGEMTRVFRQVLKLHRKTPIDLLIILGDFQSIRTPKDLHSMSVPPKFRRMGDFTHYYHDDIPPVQLPFLTLVIGGNHESMRHLLQLPFGGWLCPNVYYMGYSNVIWYKGLRIGGLSGVYYNRDTHTSRPTWQELEEKGWARHVRSLYHVRDVDTGPLFALSSSNELGIDLMLSHDWPTGVTNQEYGDTKGLLRLKPYFAKEVAQGCLGSPINWSLLTHLKPSWWLSAHLHVRYRATIRHAKQDNPEAIDLDLDLEETSPSQDTTTSQDNKKENTNTSLKTEFLALDKCLPGRRWLEVIDIQPRNHKDPRISALDPSRLYVDPEFLWGLRHNQELRTCMDQSLEITQNDNCLSSELCASRAAFVAQKWEHPDTLALPPCTHGIHRRERWQTENFQATFLNPEKEKQDAENKLEKVKEDAELVIKEEIQDASRSDIR; encoded by the coding sequence ATGCGTATTGCTATCGAAGGATGCTGTCATGGTGAAATGACTCGAGTGTTTCGCCAAGTACTCAAACTACACCGTAAAACACCCATTGATCTCTTAATCATCCTAGGCGATTTCCAATCCATAAGAACACCTAAGGACCTACATTCGATGAGTGTACCGCCCAAGTTTCGTCGCATGGGCGATTTCACACATTACTATCACGACGATATACCTCCTGTTCAATTACCTTTCTTAACCTTGGTTATTGGCGGTAACCATGAAAGTATGCGCCACCTCTTACAATTACCCTTCGGCGGCTGGCTATGCCCCAATGTCTATTACATGGGATATAGTAATGTCATCTGGTATAAAGGCTTAAGAATCGGTGGTCTTAGTGGTGTGTATTATAATCGGGATACACATACATCACGACCTACTTGGCAAGAACTAGAGGAAAAAGGGTGGGCCCGTCATGTACGGAGTTTGTACCATGTACGAGATGTCGATACGGGACCTCTTTTCGCTCTAAGTTCTTCAAATGAATTGGGTATAGACTTGATGCTGAGTCATGATTGGCCTACAGGTGTTACAAATCAAGAATATGGAGATACAAAAGGGTTACTGCGGCTGAAGCCCTATTTTGCCAAGGAAGTGGCCCAGGGTTGCCTGGGCAGCCCCATCAATTGGTCACTACTAACACATTTGAAACCTAGTTGGTGGTTAAGTGCACATTTACATGTACGATATAGAGCCACCATAAGACATGCAAAACAAGATAACCCAGAAGCTATTGACTTGGATTTGGATCTAGAGGAAACAAGTCCATCACAAGATACAACCACATCACAAgacaataaaaaagaaaatacaaatacaagCTTGAAAACAGAATTCCTTGCCCTAGACAAATGCCTTCCTGGAAGAAGATGGCTAGAGGTTATAGATATACAACCCAGAAACCACAAAGACCCAAGGATAAGTGCCTTGGACCCTTCAAGATTATATGTGGATCCCGAATTCCTTTGGGGGTTACGCCACAATCAAGAACTGCGCACGTGCATGGATCAGAGCCTAGAAATAACTCAGAATGACAATTGTCTGTCGTCTGAACTTTGTGCGTCACGTGCTGCTTTTGTGGCACAAAAATGGGAGCACCCAGACACCCTAGCTCTGCCGCCGTGCACCCACGGAATCCATCGTCGAGAAAGATGGCAAACAGAGAATTTTCAAGCCACATTCTTGAATcctgaaaaagaaaaacaggATGCCGAGAACAAGCTTGAAAAGGTAAAAGAGGATGCTGAATTGGTGATTAAAGAGGAAATACAGGATGCTAGTAGATCTGAcattagataa
- the RPC25 gene encoding DNA-directed RNA polymerase III subunit RPC25 (similar to Saccharomyces cerevisiae RPC25 (YKL144C); ancestral locus Anc_5.250), with amino-acid sequence MFILSKISDLVRIPPDQFHRDSISAIMHQLNKRYANKIVPRIGLCVTIYDLLEVDQGQLKPGDGGSYINVTFRAIIFKPFVGEIITGWIAECTNEGIKVSLSGAFSDIFIPKNMLFEGCYFAPEDNAWVWPMDEETKLYFDINEKIRFRVEKEVFLDVKPKSPKEKELEEQAQNDEEQPKVEKPPAYALLGSCQTDGMGLISWWE; translated from the coding sequence atgttcattctttcaaaaataagTGATTTAGTACGAATCCCACCTGATCAATTCCACAGAGACTCTATATCTGCAATCATgcatcaattaaataaacGGTATGCTAATAAAATTGTACCACGTATTGGTTTATGTGTAACAATTTATGATTTATTGGAAGTTGATCAAGGTCAATTGAAACCTGGTGATGGTGGTTCTTACATTAACGTTACATTTAGagctattatttttaaacctTTTGTTGGTGAAATTATAACTGGTTGGATTGCTGAATGTACGAATGAAGGGATTAAAGTGTCTTTATCGGGTGCATTTAGTGATATTTTCATTCCTAAAAATATGTTATTCGAAGGGTGCTATTTTGCTCCAGAAGATAATGCATGGGTATGGCCAATGGATgaagaaacaaaattatatttcgatattaatgaaaagatAAGATTTAGAGTAGAAAAAGAAGTTTTTCTTGATGTTAAACCAAAATCcccaaaagaaaaagaattagaagaacaagctcaaaatgatgaagaacAACCTAAAGTAGAAAAACCTCCAGCTTATGCTCTGTTAGGAAGTTGTCAAACTGATGGTATGGGTCTGATTAGTTGGTGGGAATAA
- the RPT1 gene encoding proteasome regulatory particle base subunit RPT1 (similar to Saccharomyces cerevisiae RPT1 (YKL145W); ancestral locus Anc_5.251) — protein MAPKEDWDKYKAPIEDDKTTVDEKITPLSEGDIQVLKTYGAAPCAGKLKQTEKDLKEIRKRIKEKGGVKESDTGLAPSHLWDIMGDRQRLSSEHPLQVARCTKIIKANSDLENSNSMDNNSTNNTPLDDTNHNNNIDEDNDEDAKYVINLKQIAKFVVGLGERVSPTDIEEGMRVGVDRSKYHIELPLPPRIDPSVTMMTVEEKPDVTYTDVGGCKDQIEKLREVVELPLLSPERFATLGIDPPKGILLYGPPGTGKTLCARAVANRTDATFIRVIGSELVQKYVGEGARMVRELFEMARTKKACIIFFDEVDAIGGARFDDGAGGDNEVQRTMLELITQLDGFDPRGNIKVMFATNRPNTLDPALLRPGRIDRKVEFSLPDLEGRANIFRIHSKSMSVERGIRWELISRLCPNSTGAELRSVCTEAGMFAIRARRKVASEKDFLQAVEKVINGYKKFSSTSRYMQYN, from the coding sequence ATGGCGCCAAAAGAAGATTGGGATAAATATAAAGCTCctattgaagatgataaaACTACCGTAGATGAGAAAATTACACCTTTATCAGAAGGTGATATTCaagttttaaaaacttATGGTGCTGCCCCTTGTGCAGGAAAATTAAAGCAAActgaaaaagatttaaaagaaattagaaaaagaattaaagaaaaaggtGGTGTTAAAGAATCAGATACTGGTTTAGCTCCATCTCATTTATGGGATATCATGGGTGATAGACAAAGATTAAGTTCAGAACATCCTCTTCAAGTAGCAAGATGTACAAAGATCATTAAAGCTAATTcagatttggaaaattcaaattcaatggATAATAACtctacaaataatactCCTCTAGATGATACAAaccataataataatatcgaTGAAGATAACGATGAAGATGCCAAATATGTCATTAATCTGAAACAAATTGCTAAATTCGTAGTAGGGTTAGGTGAACGTGTTTCACCAACTGATATTGAAGAAGGTATGAGAGTAGGTGTGGATAGATCTAAATATCATATTGAATTACCTTTACCTCCAAGAATTGACCCCTCAGTGACAATGATGACTGTGGAGGAAAAGCCAGATGTCACATATACTGATGTTGGTGGTTGTAAAgatcaaattgaaaaattaagagaAGTTGTAGAATTACCTCTATTATCCCCAGAAAGATTCGCCACTTTAGGTATTGATCCACCAAAGGGTATATTACTATATGGTCCACCTGGTACTGGTAAAACATTATGTGCTAGAGCAGTAGCAAATAGAACAGATGCAACTTTTATTAGAGTCATTGGCTCAGAATTAGTACAAAAATATGTAGGGGAAGGTGCCAGAATGGTTAGAGAATTGTTTGAAATGGCAAGAACGAAAAAGGCAtgtattatattctttGATGAAGTAGATGCTATTGGTGGTGCTCGTTTTGATGATGGTGCAGGTGGTGATAATGAAGTTCAAAGAACTATGTTAGAATTGATTACTCAATTGGATGGTTTTGATCCTCGTGGGAATATCAAAGTTATGTTTGCAACAAATAGACCAAACACATTAGATCCAGCTCTTTTAAGACCAGGTAGAATTGATCGTAAAGTAGAATTCTCTTTACCAGATTTAGAAGGTCGTGCAAATATATTCCGTATTCATTCTAAATCAATGAGTGTGGAACGTGGTATAAGATGGGAATTGATATCAAGATTATGTCCAAACTCGACTGGTGCCGAATTAAGATCAGTTTGTACAGAAGCTGGTATGTTTGCTATTAGAGCAAGAAGAAAAGTAGCTTCAGAAAAAGATTTCCTACAAGCAGTGGAAAAGGTTATTAATGGTTATAAGAAATTTAGTTCTACATCACGTTATATGCAATATAATTGa
- the AVT3 gene encoding Avt3p (similar to Saccharomyces cerevisiae AVT3 (YKL146W); ancestral locus Anc_5.252): MSSVKPRIQRSHSISGVSIASSAISTHTQDDLEETTPLMTHQEIRAPGGFRRSFILHRYSIDHQDVSNPDIESLRNRLPRFKTNKQQFDEYLFQLYGHFAGQDLSESDNEEEQELEPTPPSSQHNKSSTTKAILLLLKSFIGTGVLFLPKAFSNGGYVFSLVSLIICSLISYYCFILLLDTKSKLNVNGYGDLGLTLYGSILQKSILLSIVLSQLGFAAAYNVFTATNLHSLSTSLITNPPDFITIPFCILLQTFLFIPLSFTRNITKLSSTALIADLFIFIGLIYLYYYPIKIIATKGPDWQTMTPFNTKDWSLFIGTAIFTYEGIGLLIPIQESMKSPHHFKKSLILVLVIITLVFITIGLLGYSAFGSNVDTVLLQNFPQDNPCTSLVQLLYSLAILLSTPLQLFPAIKILENWIFSKDASGKYNHSIKWAKNYFRSTIVILTSLISYLGANDLNKFVALVGSFACIPLIYVYPPLLHYKATQLDNTFTWKTLLADFSLLTFGIITMIYTSLQTIILWGE, encoded by the coding sequence ATGTCCTCTGTTAAACCAAGAATACAACGTTCTCATAGTATCTCAGGAGTATCTATCGCTTCGTCAGCCATATCCACTCATACTCAGGATGACTTAGAGGAAACCACTCCCCTGATGACTCATCAAGAAATACGGGCTCCCGGCGGGTTCCGTAGATCTTTTATCCTACATAGATATTCGATAGATCACCAAGATGTATCGAATCCAGATATTGAGTCACTAAGAAATAGGTTGCCCCGTTTCAAAACGAACAAACAACAATTTGATGAATATTTGTTCCAATTATACGGTCATTTCGCAGGTCAAGATTTGTCAGAATCCGATAACgaagaagaacaagaatTAGAACCCACTCCACCTTCATCCCAGCATAACAAATCTTCCACCACAAAGGCTATTTTATTgcttttaaaatcatttatcGGTACAGGTGTATTATTTCTACCAAAGGCCTTTAGCAACGGTGGATACGTCTTTAGTCTCGTATCTTTAATCATATGTTCCCTTATATCATACTACtgttttattcttttattagataccaaatcaaaattaaacGTAAATGGGTATGGTGATTTGGGTTTGACTCTTTACGGTTCCATCTTACAAAAATCAATCTTACTCTCCATTGTACTATCACAGCTAGGGTTTGCTGCTGCATATAACGTCTTTACAGCGACAAATTTACACTCTCTCTCAACAAGTCTCATCACAAATCCTCCAGATTTTATAACAATCCCATTTTGTATCCTTCTCCAAACTTTCCTATTTATACCTTTATCTTTCAcaagaaatattacaaaattaaGCAGTACAGCCCTTATCGCAGATCTCTTCATCTTTATCGGACTTATCTATTTGTACTACTATCCAATCAAAATCATCGCTACCAAAGGTCCAGATTGGCAAACAATGACTCCATTTAATACCAAAGATTGGTCATTATTCATAGGTACTGCAATCTTTACTTACGAAGGCATTGGTTTGCTTATCCCTATTCAAGAATCTATGAAATCACCTCatcatttcaaaaaatcTTTGATATTGGTTCTTGTCATAATCACATTGGTTTTCATAACTATCGGATTATTAGGTTATTCCGCTTTCGGATCTAATGTAGATACGGTCCTTTTACAAAACTTCCCTCAGGATAACCCTTGTACTTCTTTAGTTCAACTCCTTTACTCTTTGgcaattttattatctacTCCGTTACAATTATTCCCAGCCATCAagattttagaaaattggATCTTCTCTAAAGATGCTTCAGGGAAATATAATCATTCTATTAAATGGGCCAAGAATTATTTCAGATCCACTATTGTCATTTTAACTTCACTAATATCATACCTAGGTGCCAACGATTTAAACAAATTTGTAGCACTCGTAGGTTCATTTGCTTGTATCCCCCTCATATACGTGTACCCACCTTTACTTCATTACAAAGCTACTCAATTGGATAATACTTTTACTTGGAAAACTTTATTGGCAGATTTTAGTCTATTAACTTTTGGTATTATTACAATGATATATACGTCTTTACAAACAATTATCCTTTGGGGAGAATAA
- the MRP8 gene encoding Mrp8p (similar to Saccharomyces cerevisiae MRP8 (YKL142W); ancestral locus Anc_5.248), producing MSTTEEQALKKEVDDLKKQVAALQEIVQKQSLLISKTGENVMAMQVKNQGKEMEKMGITPARSSSADLINADIATNDDLVQLVGELQGQLDTIEERSIRRVVNSTKTKDDDVLAPLPNPDGDTPTFSDDLFPKTIGEFKAIDDFKLYRMAKFYEVLQPSMKQQEAFEDFMDGKAENFYSADLTDDEINAEIKKLSKDELEDAFNDLARYLGAVARRGESTW from the coding sequence atgTCTACTACAGAAGAACAAGCTTTGAAAAAGGAAGTTGACGATTTGAAAAAGCAAGTTGCAGCTTTGCAAGAGATTGTTCAAAAGCAAAGTCTTTTGATATCAAAAACTGGAGAAAATGTAATGGCAATGCAGGTGAAAAATCAAGGGAAAGAGATGGAAAAAATGGGAATAACGCCTGCTCGTAGCAGTAGTGCGGATTTAATAAATGCTGATATCGCTACAAATGATGATTTAGTTCAATTAGTAGGTGAATTACAAGGACAATTGGATACAATTGAAGAAAGATCGATTAGAAGAGTTGTTAATTCCACTAAAActaaagatgatgatgtcTTGGCTCCTTTGCCTAACCCAGATGGTGATACCCCTACTTTTTCTGATGATTTGTTCCCAAAGACTATCGGTGAATTTAAAGCAATCgatgattttaaattatatagaaTGGCTAAATTTTATGAAGTATTGCAGCCAAGCATGAAACAACAAGAAGCATTTGAAGATTTTATGGATGGTAAAGCGGAAAATTTCTATTCTGCAGATTTAacagatgatgaaattaatgCAGAAATTAAGAAACTATCTAAAGATGAATTGGAAGATGCGTTTAATGATCTTGCTCGTTATTTAGGTGCTGTTGCCAGAAGAGGTGAATCTACCTGGTAA
- the GPM1 gene encoding phosphoglycerate mutase GPM1 (similar to Saccharomyces cerevisiae GPM1 (YKL152C); ancestral locus Anc_5.257): MPKLVLVRHGQSEWNEKNLFTGWVDVKLSAKGEQEAARAGELLKENNVAPDVLYTSKLTRAINTANIALAKADRLWIPVKRSWRLNERHYGDLQGKDKAVALEHYGPELFKTYRRSFDVPPPVIAADSKYSQKGDERYADVDPNVLPQTESLKLVIDRLLPYWEDVIAKDLLAGKTVMIAAHGNSLRALVKHIEGISDADIADLNIPTGIPLVFELDNNLKPTKPSYYLDPEAAAAGAAAVANQGKK; encoded by the coding sequence ATGCCAAAGTTAGTTTTAGTTAGACACGGTCAATCCGAATGGAACGAAAAAAACCTTTTCACCGGTTGGGTTGATGTCAAATTATCCGCCAAGGGTGAACAAGAAGCCGCTAGAGCCGGTGAATTGTTGAAGGAAAATAACGTTGCCCCAGATGTTTTATACACCTCCAAATTGACCAGAGCCATCAACACTGCTAACATTGCTTTAGCTAAGGCCGACAGATTATGGATCCCAGTCAAGAGATCTTGGAGATTAAACGAAAGACACTACGGTGATTTACAAGGTAAGGACAAGGCTGTTGCTTTGGAACACTACGGTCCAGAATTATTCAAGACCTACAGAAGATCCTTCGATGTCCCACCACCAGTTATTGCTGCTGACTCCAAATACTCTCAAAAGGGTGACGAAAGATACGCCGATGTTGATCCAAATGTCTTGCCACAAACTGAATCTTTGAAATTGGTCATTGACAGATTATTGCCATACTGGGAAGATGTTATTGCCAAGGACTTATTGGCCGGTAAGACTGTTATGATTGCTGCTCACGGTAACTCCTTGAGAGCTTTAGTCAAGCACATTGAAGGTATCTCCGATGCTGACATTGCTGACTTGAACATCCCAACTGGTATCCCATTGGTTTTCGAATTGGACAACAACTTGAAGCCAACTAAGCCATCTTACTACTTGGACCCAGAAGCTGCTGCCGCTGGTGCCGCCGCTGTTGCCAACCAAGgtaagaaataa
- the LTV1 gene encoding ribosome biogenesis protein LTV1 (similar to Saccharomyces cerevisiae LTV1 (YKL143W); ancestral locus Anc_5.249) translates to MPKAFNKKNSQKYAVVHRPHDDPEYHNTDVSEHVLVSLDNPNERHGKNNANLKANLRNALPKKEITNSHVGEAAIYGIEFDDSNYDYTQHLKPIGLDPDNSIFIPSTDDDKKKRLPKKKIEDLFVEPNYREDNLSQPLPVFQRGMAKTEYLSQQQNVADELTGFQPDMNPALREVLEALEDEAYVVNEDVEVKHAPKKKSKASSKDGESELIIDDSEDDIFVELLNGGEADDDDFQEEYDEWDIDNLGNYEDDHYANEMAQFDNLEKLEDLQDIDYQADVRRFQKEQKHSKRNKELEDDNESINPPSDGAFSDEREAEAEDMLGDLPTFGSNAKTGAKKRKERRKKGALSDVSGFSMSSSAISRSETMTVLDDRYDSVIDGYDNYEEEQAIDEEESFQPFDMSTERADFESMLDDFLDNYELQSGGRVLAKKDPEIQKLKEAADSVSKGKLSMRRKKEAANKKNGVNGITNSLSSLRF, encoded by the coding sequence ATGCCAAAAGCtttcaacaaaaaaaactcACAGAAGTATGCTGTGGTTCATAGACCACATGATGATCCAGAATATCATAACACCGATGTTTCTGAACATGTTTTAGTCTCCTTAGACAATCCAAATGAACGTCatggtaaaaataatgctAATTTAAAAGCCAATCTAAGAAATGCTCTTCCCAAGAAAGAAATTACTAATTCTCATGTTGGTGAAGCTGCAATATACggtattgaatttgatgattCCAATTATGATTATACACAACATTTAAAACCAATTGGGTTAGATCCTGATAATTCTATCTTCATTCCATCTacagatgatgataaaaaaaaacgtctacctaagaaaaaaattgaagatcTTTTCGTGGAACCAAATTATAGAGAAGACAATTTATCTCAACCTTTACCAGTTTTCCAAAGAGGTATGGCAAAAACTGAATATTTATCTCAACAACAAAATGTTGCTGATGAGTTAACTGGGTTTCAGCCAGATATGAATCCAGCTCTAAGAGAAGTTTTAGAAGCTTTAGAAGATGAAGCATATGTTGTGAATGAGGATGTTGAAGTTAAGCATGCaccaaaaaagaaaagtaaaGCTAGTTCGAAAGATGGAGAAAGTGAACTTATCATTGATGATAGTGaagatgatatttttgtggaattattaaatggtGGTGAAgctgatgatgatgatttcCAAGAAGAATATGATGAATGGGATATAGACAATTTAGGTAATTATGAAGATGATCATTATGCCAATGAAATGGCTCAATTTGATAACTTAGAGAAATTGGAAGATTTACAAGATATTGATTATCAAGCAGATGTTCGAAGATTTCAAAAGGAACAAAAGCATAGTAAGCGTAATAAAGAACTtgaagatgataatgaaagtATTAATCCTCCATCTGACGGCGCCTTCAGTGATGAGAGAGAAGCTGAAGCTGAAGATATGTTGGGAGATCTTCCAACCTTTGGTTCTAACGCTAAAACTGGTgctaaaaaaagaaaggaGCGTCGTAAGAAAGGTGCTTTGTCCGATGTATCAGGTTTTTCGATGAGTTCCAGTGCCATTTCTCGTTCAGAAACTATGACTGTATTAGATGACCGTTACGATTCTGTTATCGATGGTTATGATAACTATGAAGAAGAGCAAGCcattgatgaagaagaaagttTCCAACCATTTGATATGTCGACCGAAAGAGCTGATTTTGAATCCATGTTAGATGATTTCTTAGACAATTATGAATTACAAAGTGGTGGTCGTGTATTAGCTAAAAAAGACCcagaaattcaaaaactAAAAGAAGCTGCCGATAGTGTAAGTAAAGGTAAACTATCCatgagaagaaaaaaagaagctGCTAACAAGAAAAATGGTGTTAATGGAATCACCAACAGTCTAAGCAGCTTACGTTTCTAA
- the GYP6 gene encoding GTPase-activating protein GYP6 (similar to Saccharomyces cerevisiae GYP6 (YJL044C); ancestral locus Anc_5.258) — protein MDQSIKQSIIEKYKTKDQLIQQGIWKGEIYNYKYKNLSFNNLSIRGWIWKTIILNIDNNSDNYFYDSNNIDILLLNDKFNNDDFFRVPIIDSNEDNKSSGGCGTKNSDEEDSDIQSLQITNNSCASAKKSKNVGRVRSLIKKRNLTNIRRLTPKETPLGFDNQNLDDGDVENRQSSNRSIGFEKKSPQKNQHHHRHTRSIDSTMHNGENVEEEDDDYEVEMSLKETLEIIDLDLSRLLLDPIFLDDNIHVQMRQLLYNYIVLLRNGDFSWQDKSSSSGAFPLDNPLENFKSKNYQQGYHEILGLIYLQVYKTSVDHGSGNLSSTTELGLSKLEMRNVFEIYIKLMEQIKPIFYERKRLIRWERTQFQNILQNCNEVVYSKLYPAITNVSNKSGAKNTKTGNYSNLIWLVRWTRLIFLRELPREDVLIIWDHILTFQYPIEIFMACLIILLLLLKFNKISQIDPIVDNDEILELMLHYKLNETEGDGSTKKESAINCIELCKIAGNLSELWYYEKYDDMKCICDTFLKIQMGVEMSQYRKEEKAIQELEKSQIKTHLKVDPNRLRLEERLRSRVHERLNK, from the coding sequence ATGGACCAATCAATTAAACAAtctattattgaaaaatacaaGACCAAagatcaattaattcaacaGGGGATATGGAAAGGTgagatatataattataaatacaaaaatttgAGCTTTAATAACTTGAGTATCCGAGGTTGGATTTGgaaaacaattatattaaatatagataataattccgacaattatttttatgattccaataatatagatattttattattaaatgataaattcaataatgatgatttcTTTAGAGTACCTATCATCGATTCTAATGAAGATAACAAGAGTAGTGGCGGTTGTGGTACTAAAAATAGCGATGAGGAAGATAGTGATATTCAAAGTCTTCAAATCACTAATAATAGTTGTGCGTCAGCAAAGAAATCTAAAAATGTTGGGAGAGTGCGTTCACTaattaaaaagagaaatttAACCAATATTAGACGATTAACTCCCAAGGAAACACCTTTGGGATTtgataatcaaaatttagATGATGGAGACGTGGAAAATAGACAATCGAGCAATCGAAGTAttggatttgaaaaaaaatcaccGCAAAAAAACCAAcatcatcatcgtcatACTCGTTCAATTGATAGTACTATGCATAATGGGGAAAATgtggaagaagaagatgatgattatgAAGTAGAAATGTCTTTAAAGGAGACATTGGAGATTATTGATTTAGACTTATCTCGGTTATTATTGGACCCGATATTTTTGGATGATAATATCCATGTTCAAATGAGACAATTATtgtataattatattgtattattacGGAATGGAGATTTCTCATGGCAAGAtaaatcatcatcgtcaGGTGCTTTTCCTCTTGATAATCcattagaaaatttcaagagtaaaaattatcaacaaGGGTACCATGAGATTTTGGGGttgatatatttacaaGTTTACAAGACTAGTGTCGACCATGGTTCAGGGAATCTCTCTAGTACGACTGAGTTAGGGTTGAGTAAATTGGAAATGAGAAatgtttttgaaatatatattaaattaatggAGCAAATAAAGCCAATATTTTACGAAAGGAAACGATTAATTCGTTGGGAAAGGACTCAGTTTCAAAACATTTTACAAAACTGTAATGAAGTTGTGTATTCTAAATTATATCCTGCGATTACTAATGTATCTAATAAATCAGGAGCAAAAAATACTAAGACAGGTAATTATTCCAATTTGATTTGGTTAGTTCGATGGACAAgattaattttcttaaGGGAACTGCCCAGAGAAGATGTATTGATCATTTGGGATCATATCTTGACATTCCAATACCCTATCGAAATCTTTATGGCATGTTTGattattctattattattgttgaaaTTCAACAAAATCAGTCAAATCGATCCTATTGTAGATAATGATGAGATCTTAGAATTAATGTTACATTACAAGTTGAACGAAACTGAAGGCGACGGAAGTACAAAGAAGGAGAGTGCAATAAATTGCATAGAGTTGTGTAAGATAGCAGGTAATCTTTCTGAATTATGGTATTATGAGAAATACGATGATATGAAATGTATTTGTGAtacttttttaaagattcaaaTGGGGGTAGAGATGAGCCAGTATCGTAAAGAGGAGAAAGCGATTCAAGAGTTGGAGAAAAGTCAAATCAAGACACATTTGAAGGTGGATCCCAACAGATTGCGCTTAGAAGAAAGGCTGAGATCCCGTGTTCATGAACGGTTGAATAAATAA